The Maylandia zebra isolate NMK-2024a linkage group LG7, Mzebra_GT3a, whole genome shotgun sequence genome contains a region encoding:
- the ora5 gene encoding rhodopsin has product MEELIEAIIRALMFIAGILGNNWLAICSLPRHKSSIRTNEVLFINLAISNLITNYLVDLPDTMADFAGRWFLGKTYCGVFCFCAGLSETSSIFTTFFISVFWHQKLVGSLKRGGAPVQMDSLCLVGCLLAGSWMVAVVFSVPHFFFFTLEVANDSHEDCIEIFPNPNARQIYEAIYLTLANALPMAGIVFASAQIVITLLQNHQRIRSHNSDQTKEMVKEERKRFESKRNKASVSIISGPTTSKDLRDSTSTNHIYTGVPAPSSPNRQPSGHSLHNAPQNCSVGAQPNLSRPSQIPSKPHPNSSTQVRAAKSVVAVASVVLVCWLTHLLLHITNNIHTSSIVVEVSSYIAASYTCIIPYIFLHGVKKLTCSSKR; this is encoded by the coding sequence ATCCAGCATCCGCACAAACGAGGTCCTTTTCATCAATCTGGCCATCTCCAACCTCATCACCAACTACCTGGTGGACCTGCCTGACACCATGGCAGATTTTGCTGGGCGGTGGTTCCTGGGGAAGACCTACTGTGGAGTGTTTTGCTTCTGTGCTGGCCTCTCTGAAACCAGCAGCATCTTTACAACCTTCTTcatcagtgttttctggcacCAGAAGCTGGTCGGCTCCCTGAAACGAGGCGGCGCACCGGTGCAGATGGACAGCCTGTGTCTCGTGGGCTGTCTGCTTGCTGGGAGCTGGATGGTGGCTGTGGTCTTCAGCGTCccacacttcttcttcttcacactGGAGGTGGCAAATGACAGCCACGAAGATTGCATAGAGATCTTCCCTAATCCAAATGCTAGGCAAATATATGAAGCAATTTATTTAACCCTGGCTAACGCTTTACCTATGGCTGGGATTGTATTCGCCAGTGCCCAGATTGTCATCACTCTGCTTCAAAACCACCAACGTATAAGGAGTCATAACTCTGATCAAACCAAGGAGATGGTTAAAGAGGAACGAAAGAGATTTGAGAGCAAACGCAACAAGGCATCGGTCAGCATCATCTCTGGTCCAACCACCTCAAAAGATCTCAGAGATTCTACATCTACAAACCACATTTATACAGGTGTGCCTGCTCCTTCCTCTCCAAACCGACAGCCATCGGGCCATAGTCTCCACAATGCTCCCCAGAACTGCAGCGTTGGAGCTCAGCCAAATCTCTCGAGGCCCTCTCAGATACCATCTAAACCCCATCCGAACTCAAGCACTCAGGTGAGAGCGGCCAAGAGCGTGGTGGCTGTAGCCAGCGTGGTGCTGGTATGCTGGCTGACTCATTTGCTTCTGCACATTACTAACAACATCCACACTTCATCAATAGTAGTGGAGGTGTCCAGCTACATCGCAGCCTCCTACACGTGCATCATTCCCTACATCTTCCTGCACGGAGTGAAAAAACTCACTTGCTCATCCAAAAGATAA